One stretch of Clupea harengus chromosome 2, Ch_v2.0.2, whole genome shotgun sequence DNA includes these proteins:
- the LOC105909534 gene encoding gamma-crystallin M2-like codes for MFQVVFFEDRNFQGRSYECMSDCSDFSSHLNRCQSCRVERGCFMVYDRPNYMGNQYLMRRGEYSDYMSMMGMSDCIRSCRMIPMHRGSYKMKFYERENFGGMNHELMEDCESIQERFRMSDCQSCNVMEGHWLMYDQAHFRGRMMYMSPGEYKSFRNMGFRCMSMRRIMHSWF; via the exons ATGTTTCAGGTGGTCTTCTTCGAGGACAGGAACTTCCAGGGTCGCTCCTATGAGTGCATGAGCGACTGTTCTGATTTCTCCTCCCACCTCAACCGCTGCCAATCCTGCAGGGTGGAGAGGGGATGTTTCATGGTGTACGACCGTCCCAACTACATGGGCAACCAGTACCTCATGAGGAGGGGAGAGTACTCTGACTACATGAGCATGATGGGCATGAGCGACTGCATCAGATCCTGCCGCATGATCCCCATG CACAGAGGATCTTATAAAATGAAGTTCTATGAGAGGGAGAACTTCGGAGGCATGAATCACGAGCTGATGGAGGACTGTGAATCTATCCAGGAGCGTTTCCGCATGTCTGACTGCCAGTCCTGCAATGTCATGGAGGGCCACTGGCTCATGTATGACCAGGCCCACTTCAGAGGCAGGATGATGTACATGTCTCCCGGAGAGTACAAAAGCTTCAGGAACATGGGATTCAGATGTATGAGCATGAGGCGTATCATGCACTCCTGgttttaa
- the LOC105909524 gene encoding gamma-crystallin M3-like, producing MGKIVFYEDKNFQGRSYECMGDCSDMSSHLSRCQSCRVESGCFMVYDRPNFMGNQYFMRRGEYSDQMRMMGMGDSIRSCRNIPMHKGNFKMRIYEKENFGGQMNEVMDDCDSIVDRYRMSDCMSCNVMDGHWLMYEQPHYRGKMMYMKPGEYKSFRDQGMKCMSMRRIMNSLYN from the exons ATGGGGAAA aTCGTCTTCTACGAGGACAAGAACTTCCAGGGGCGCTCTTATGAGTGCATGGGAGACTGTtctgacatgtcctcccaccTCAGCCGCTGCCAATCCTGCAGGGTGGAGAGCGGCTGCTTCATGGTCTACGACCGTCCAAACTTCATGGGTAACCAGTACTTCATGAGGAGGGGAGAGTATTCCGACCAGATGCGTATGATGGGCATGGGCGATTCCATCAGATCCTGCCGCAACATCCCCATG CACAAAGGAAATTTCAAAATGAGGATCTACGAGAAGGAGAACTTTGGTGGTCAGATGAACGAGGTGATGGATGACTGTGACTCCATCGTGGATCGCTACCGTATGTCTGACTGCATGTCCTGCAATGTCATGGATGGCCACTGGCTCATGTATGAGCAGCCCCACTACAGAGGCAAAATGATGTACATGAAGCCTGGAGAGTACAAAAGCTTCAGGGACCAGGGAATGAAATGCATGAGCATGAGGCGCATCATGAATTCTCTCTATAATTAA
- the LOC105909530 gene encoding gamma-crystallin M3-like: MMGKIIFYEDKNFQGRSYECMSDCSDMNSYISRCHSCRVESGCFMVYERPNFMGNQCFMKRGEYSDNMRMMNMSDCIKSCRMIPMHRGQYRMKLYEKENFGGQSMELMDDCDSIMDRHRMSDCQSCNVMDGHWLMYEQPNYRGRMMYMRPGEYRNFRDQGYSNSRFMSMKRITDSCF, from the exons ATGATGGGCAAG aTTATTTTCTACGAGGACAAGAACTTCCAGGGTCGCTCCTATGAGTGCATGAGCGACTGTTCTGACATGAACTCCTACATCAGCCGCTGCCACTCCTGCAGGGTGGAGAGCGGCTGCTTCATGGTGTACGAGCGTCCCAACTTCATGGGTAACCAGTGCTTCATGAAGAGGGGCGAGTATTCCGACAATATGCGCATGATGAACATGAGCGACTGCATCAAATCCTGCCGCATGATCCCaatg CACAGAGGACAGTACAGAATGAAGCTCTACGAGAAGGAGAACTTCGGTGGTCAGAgtatggagctgatggatgactgtgactccatcatggatCGCCATCGTATGTCTGACTGCCAGTCCTGCAATGTCATGGATGGCCACTGGCTCATGTATGAGCAGCCCAACTACAGAGGCAGAATGATGTACATGAGGCCTGGAGAGTACAGAAACTTCAGGGACCAGGGATACAGCAACTCCAGATTCATGAGCATGAAGCGCATCACAGATTCCTGTTTCTAA